A stretch of Aedes aegypti strain LVP_AGWG chromosome 2, AaegL5.0 Primary Assembly, whole genome shotgun sequence DNA encodes these proteins:
- the LOC110675199 gene encoding histidine-rich glycoprotein-like, whose protein sequence is MKYFGLAALAGALGTAVALALPSGYAVKPGPAVEYTYPAKMPAVKCGHQLLVGCNAQHSVIPCNAHAAAPAPAPHYPAPAPAPAAHYKAASASHPEGSVEPIVAGKHKHKKHKHHKHHKHHHHKHHNKFHHHHHHHHHHHGHRH, encoded by the coding sequence ATGAAATACTTCGGTCTGGCAGCTTTGGCGGGAGCGCTCGGAACGGCTGTGGCATTGGCTCTTCCCAGTGGATATGCCGTCAAACCTGGTCCCGCTGTGGAGTACACCTATCCGGCTAAGATGCCTGCGGTGAAGTGTGGCCACCAGTTGCTGGTCGGTTGCAATGCACAGCACAGTGTCATCCCATGCAATGCTCATGCAGCGGCTCCTGCACCAGCACCTCATTACCCTGCTCCGGCTCCGGCTCCGGCGGCTCATTATAAGGCAGCTTCGGCTTCACACCCAGAAGGTTCCGTTGAACCGATTGTTGCTGGCAAGCACAAACATAAGAAGCATAAGCATCACAAACATCACAAGCATCACCACCACAAGCACCACAATAAATTCCATCACCATCATCACCACCATCACCATCACCATGGCCATCGCCATTGA